The following proteins are co-located in the Methanobrevibacter sp. genome:
- a CDS encoding 4Fe-4S binding protein — translation MIVKDWCSYCGCCAGVCVRNCIEVKETALVFDDNCNNCGICVDACPLAALEMEEE, via the coding sequence ATGATTGTAAAAGATTGGTGTTCCTATTGCGGTTGCTGCGCAGGTGTCTGTGTAAGAAACTGCATAGAAGTGAAAGAAACCGCTTTGGTTTTTGATGATAACTGTAATAACTGTGGAATTTGTGTTGATGCCTGTCCTTTAGCGGCATTGGAAATGGAAGAGGAATAG